In Clostridium sp. SY8519, one genomic interval encodes:
- a CDS encoding class I SAM-dependent rRNA methyltransferase → MEEILVSDGTARLKKGGGRLMKAGGPWIYDNEIAAVTGDFENGEILRVEDFDGFFLGYGFYNENSKIRIRMLSRWRQEPVDGALIRQRVEDAWNYRKMVMTDCSSCRVIFGEADWLPGLVVDKYEDILVVQSLALGIDRLKERILTELTDVLRQDGIRIRGIYERSDAQVRRKEGMPLYQGFYGDPFTTKVEITENGVRYLVDVAEGQKTGFFLDQKYNRLAMQRFCRGKRVLDCFTHIGTFALNAGLAGAAEVIGLDISEFAVQQARENAVRNGLSDRVQFRQVDVLDELPRLEQQGETYDVVILDPPAFTKSRQATRQAIKGYREINRRGMKLVRDGGILATCSCSHFMTQELFAKTIEEAARSAHRRLRQIEFRTQAPDHPILWNREETSYYLKFYIFQVCMEQ, encoded by the coding sequence ATGGAAGAAATACTGGTAAGTGACGGAACCGCCCGATTGAAAAAGGGCGGCGGGAGACTGATGAAAGCAGGCGGCCCCTGGATCTACGACAATGAAATCGCTGCGGTCACCGGAGACTTTGAAAACGGGGAGATTCTCCGGGTGGAGGATTTTGACGGATTTTTTCTCGGCTATGGGTTTTACAACGAAAATTCCAAAATCCGGATCCGTATGCTGTCCCGCTGGAGACAGGAGCCGGTGGATGGGGCTCTGATCCGGCAGCGGGTGGAGGATGCCTGGAATTACCGGAAAATGGTGATGACGGACTGTTCCTCCTGCCGTGTGATTTTTGGCGAGGCGGACTGGCTGCCCGGCCTGGTTGTGGACAAATACGAGGATATCCTGGTGGTGCAGTCGCTGGCTCTTGGAATCGACCGGCTCAAAGAGAGGATTTTAACGGAACTGACCGACGTGCTGCGGCAGGACGGGATCCGGATCCGCGGAATCTATGAGAGGTCGGACGCCCAGGTGCGCCGGAAAGAGGGAATGCCCCTGTATCAGGGATTCTATGGGGATCCCTTCACTACCAAAGTGGAAATCACAGAAAACGGGGTACGTTATCTGGTGGACGTGGCAGAAGGGCAGAAAACCGGATTCTTCCTGGACCAGAAGTACAATCGCCTTGCGATGCAGCGTTTCTGCCGGGGAAAGCGGGTGCTGGACTGTTTTACCCATATAGGAACATTTGCGCTGAATGCGGGACTGGCAGGCGCGGCGGAAGTGATTGGCCTGGATATTTCCGAATTCGCGGTGCAGCAGGCCAGAGAAAACGCTGTCCGGAACGGTCTGTCGGATCGGGTGCAGTTCCGTCAGGTCGATGTGCTGGATGAACTGCCCCGACTGGAGCAGCAGGGGGAGACTTATGATGTGGTGATCCTGGATCCGCCAGCCTTTACCAAGTCCAGGCAGGCCACTCGCCAGGCCATTAAGGGATACCGGGAAATCAACCGCAGGGGAATGAAACTGGTGCGGGACGGAGGAATCCTTGCCACCTGTTCCTGCTCCCACTTTATGACCCAGGAGCTTTTCGCGAAGACCATTGAAGAGGCCGCCCGCAGCGCGCACCGGCGGCTCCGTCAGATTGAGTTCCGGACACAGGCGCCGGATCACCCGATTCTGTGGAACAGGGAAGAAACCTCCTATTATTTGAAATTTTATATTTTTCAGGTGTGTATGGAACAGTAA